A window of Coturnix japonica isolate 7356 chromosome 2, Coturnix japonica 2.1, whole genome shotgun sequence contains these coding sequences:
- the UPP1 gene encoding uridine phosphorylase 1 isoform X3 — protein MRRKQKMDSLQEDILYHFALGTSTHDFPALFGDVKFVCVGGSPSRMKAFIAYIAEELGLGSPGGDYPNICAGTDRYAMYKVGPVLSVSHGMGIPSISIMLHELIKLLYHAKCSNITIIRIGTSGGIGLEPGSVVITRQSVDATFKPQFEQVVLGKTIIRSTNLDEELAKELLQCSKEVNQFNTVIGNTMCTLDFYEGQGRLDGAICLYSEEEKLQYLKEAYDSGVRNIEMESSVFAAMCNLSGVRAAVVCVTLLNRLEGDQISSSHDILVEYQQRPQKLVGYFIKKSLGKV, from the exons atgagaagaaaacagaagatggaCAGTCTTCAAG aagacatCCTATACCATTTTGCTCTTGGGACCAGTACCCATGATTTTCCTGCACTGTTTGGAGATGTAAAG TTTGTGTGTGTAGGAGGAAGTCCTTCACGGATGAAAGCTTTTATTGCCTACATAGCTGAAGAACTTGGTCTTGGGAGCCCTGGTGGTGACTACCCCAACATCTGTGCAGGAACTGACCGTTACGCCATGTACAAAGTGGGACCCGTTCTGTCAGTCAGT cacGGTATGGGCATTCCTTCTATTTCAATCATGTTGCACGAGCTGATCAAACTGTTGTATCATGCCAAGTGTTCCAACATAACCATTATTCGCATTGGCACCTCGGGTGGAATAG GTCTGGAGCCAGGCTCAGTGGTTATAACCCGGCAGTCAGTAGATGCCACCTTCAAACCTCAGTTTGAACAGGTTGTTCTGGGAAAAACTATAATTCGCAGCACAAATCTAGACGAAGAGCTGGCTAAAGAGCTGTTACAGTGCAGTAAAGAAGTCAATCAGTTCAATACTGTCATTGGAAACACTATGTGCACATTGGATTTCTATGAAG GACAGGGCAGGTTGGATGGTGCAATCTGCTTGTATAGcgaggaagaaaaactgcagtatttGAAGGAAGCTTATGATTCCGGTGTCAGAAACATTGAGATGGAATCTTCTGTCTTTGCTGCAATGTGCAATCTCAGTGGTGTCAGAG ctgctgtaGTGTGTGTCACTCTCCTGAATCGGCTTGAAGGGGACCAGATCAGCAGCTCACATGATATACTTGTGGAGTATCAGCAGAGACCGCAGAAATTAGTGGGatatttcattaagaaaagtCTTGGGAAAGTATGA
- the UPP1 gene encoding uridine phosphorylase 1 isoform X2, producing the protein MAPGLSNEKKTEDGQSSRENSIHLCNPHLEKMKEDILYHFALGTSTHDFPALFGDVKFVCVGGSPSRMKAFIAYIAEELGLGSPGGDYPNICAGTDRYAMYKVGPVLSVSHGMGIPSISIMLHELIKLLYHAKCSNITIIRIGTSGGIGLEPGSVVITRQSVDATFKPQFEQVVLGKTIIRSTNLDEELAKELLQCSKEVNQFNTVIGNTMCTLDFYEGQGRLDGAICLYSEEEKLQYLKEAYDSGVRNIEMESSVFAAMCNLSGVRAAVVCVTLLNRLEGDQISSSHDILVEYQQRPQKLVGYFIKKSLGKV; encoded by the exons ATGGCTCCTGGTCTctcaaatgagaagaaaacagaagatggaCAGTCTTCAAG AGAAAATTCTATCCATCTGTGCAACCCTCacctggaaaaaatgaaagaagacatCCTATACCATTTTGCTCTTGGGACCAGTACCCATGATTTTCCTGCACTGTTTGGAGATGTAAAG TTTGTGTGTGTAGGAGGAAGTCCTTCACGGATGAAAGCTTTTATTGCCTACATAGCTGAAGAACTTGGTCTTGGGAGCCCTGGTGGTGACTACCCCAACATCTGTGCAGGAACTGACCGTTACGCCATGTACAAAGTGGGACCCGTTCTGTCAGTCAGT cacGGTATGGGCATTCCTTCTATTTCAATCATGTTGCACGAGCTGATCAAACTGTTGTATCATGCCAAGTGTTCCAACATAACCATTATTCGCATTGGCACCTCGGGTGGAATAG GTCTGGAGCCAGGCTCAGTGGTTATAACCCGGCAGTCAGTAGATGCCACCTTCAAACCTCAGTTTGAACAGGTTGTTCTGGGAAAAACTATAATTCGCAGCACAAATCTAGACGAAGAGCTGGCTAAAGAGCTGTTACAGTGCAGTAAAGAAGTCAATCAGTTCAATACTGTCATTGGAAACACTATGTGCACATTGGATTTCTATGAAG GACAGGGCAGGTTGGATGGTGCAATCTGCTTGTATAGcgaggaagaaaaactgcagtatttGAAGGAAGCTTATGATTCCGGTGTCAGAAACATTGAGATGGAATCTTCTGTCTTTGCTGCAATGTGCAATCTCAGTGGTGTCAGAG ctgctgtaGTGTGTGTCACTCTCCTGAATCGGCTTGAAGGGGACCAGATCAGCAGCTCACATGATATACTTGTGGAGTATCAGCAGAGACCGCAGAAATTAGTGGGatatttcattaagaaaagtCTTGGGAAAGTATGA
- the UPP1 gene encoding uridine phosphorylase 1 isoform X1 gives MREGRELCYFWDSLVAFTLREAQIEVLLGLRGGASGRGDDELEVSWNSSFGRMTVREELRGPAGAIAKEKRQRSERSEPPEVPLSGRKAGPSLHMAPGLSNEKKTEDGQSSRENSIHLCNPHLEKMKEDILYHFALGTSTHDFPALFGDVKFVCVGGSPSRMKAFIAYIAEELGLGSPGGDYPNICAGTDRYAMYKVGPVLSVSHGMGIPSISIMLHELIKLLYHAKCSNITIIRIGTSGGIGLEPGSVVITRQSVDATFKPQFEQVVLGKTIIRSTNLDEELAKELLQCSKEVNQFNTVIGNTMCTLDFYEGQGRLDGAICLYSEEEKLQYLKEAYDSGVRNIEMESSVFAAMCNLSGVRAAVVCVTLLNRLEGDQISSSHDILVEYQQRPQKLVGYFIKKSLGKV, from the exons ATGAGGGAGGGACGGGAGCTCTGTTATTTCTGGGACTCTTTGGTCGCCTTCACGCTGCGGGAGGCGCAGATAGAAGTGCTCTTAGGGTTACGAGGAGGAGCTTCGGGAAGAGGAGATGATGAGTTAGAGGTTTCCTGGAACTCGTCTTTCGGGCGTATGACGGTTAGAGAGGAACTGCGGGGACCGGCCGGAGCCATCGCAAAGGAGAAGCGGCAGCGGTCTGAGAGGTCAGAGCCCCCAGAAGTGCCTCTCTCCGGCAGGaaggcag GTCCAAGCCTACACATGGCTCCTGGTCTctcaaatgagaagaaaacagaagatggaCAGTCTTCAAG AGAAAATTCTATCCATCTGTGCAACCCTCacctggaaaaaatgaaagaagacatCCTATACCATTTTGCTCTTGGGACCAGTACCCATGATTTTCCTGCACTGTTTGGAGATGTAAAG TTTGTGTGTGTAGGAGGAAGTCCTTCACGGATGAAAGCTTTTATTGCCTACATAGCTGAAGAACTTGGTCTTGGGAGCCCTGGTGGTGACTACCCCAACATCTGTGCAGGAACTGACCGTTACGCCATGTACAAAGTGGGACCCGTTCTGTCAGTCAGT cacGGTATGGGCATTCCTTCTATTTCAATCATGTTGCACGAGCTGATCAAACTGTTGTATCATGCCAAGTGTTCCAACATAACCATTATTCGCATTGGCACCTCGGGTGGAATAG GTCTGGAGCCAGGCTCAGTGGTTATAACCCGGCAGTCAGTAGATGCCACCTTCAAACCTCAGTTTGAACAGGTTGTTCTGGGAAAAACTATAATTCGCAGCACAAATCTAGACGAAGAGCTGGCTAAAGAGCTGTTACAGTGCAGTAAAGAAGTCAATCAGTTCAATACTGTCATTGGAAACACTATGTGCACATTGGATTTCTATGAAG GACAGGGCAGGTTGGATGGTGCAATCTGCTTGTATAGcgaggaagaaaaactgcagtatttGAAGGAAGCTTATGATTCCGGTGTCAGAAACATTGAGATGGAATCTTCTGTCTTTGCTGCAATGTGCAATCTCAGTGGTGTCAGAG ctgctgtaGTGTGTGTCACTCTCCTGAATCGGCTTGAAGGGGACCAGATCAGCAGCTCACATGATATACTTGTGGAGTATCAGCAGAGACCGCAGAAATTAGTGGGatatttcattaagaaaagtCTTGGGAAAGTATGA
- the C2H7orf57 gene encoding uncharacterized protein C7orf57 homolog, translating into MPVQQPEKSTNSEIPQSPTSQIPGLGDCANAHNEGMFGSRRKWIRDTDSAYVRLAKQGGRPDLLKHYAPVTPVTKKSTPVAYAAPDWYVHHSSPPANKEPRKDVSSLPDYMIHKEFNVADHASSNYETRRGPFDFDMKSVWQRDAEDKENTEKKTVKLPAINAKYPSKTANVSMNKEFSGKNKISFPPMPAQRKGEPVNFSKLISNGYGTDWFQQHTRCGKKIQDAPKDTEQTQDSEPSQSESAPASDESKP; encoded by the exons ATGCCTGTGCAACAGCCAGAGAAATCAACGAACTCTGAAATCCCACAGTCTCCTACATCCCAGATTCCAGGTCTTGGTGATTGTGCAAATGCTCACAATGAAGGGATGTTTGGGTCCCGTAGGAAGTGGATCAGAGATACTGATTCAGCTTACGTAAGGCTAGCAAAGCAAGGAGGCCGACCTG aCTTGTTGAAGCACTATGCTCCTGTTACTCCTGTTACAAAGAAATCAACGCCAGTAGCATATGCTGCACCTGACTGGTACGTGCACCACTCCAGTCCTCCAGCAAACAAAGAGCCACG GAAGGATGTTTCCTCTCTACCAGATTATATGATTCACAAAGAGTTTAATGTTGCTGACCATGCCAGTAGTAATTATGAGACAAGAAGAGGGCCTTTTGATTTTGATATGAAAAGTGTTTGGCAACGAGATGCTGAGgacaaggaaaacacagagaaaaaaacg GTAAAGCTCCCAGCAATTAATGCTAAATATCCAAGCAAAACAGCGAATGTTTCTATGAACAAGGAattcagtgggaaaaataagATTTCCTTCCCACCAAT GCCAGCTCAGAGAAAAGGTGAACCAGTAAACTTTAGCAAATTAATTAGCAATGGCTATGGGACAGACTGGTTTCAGCAGCATACTAGATGTGGAAAAAAGATTCAAGATGCACCAAAAGATACCGAGCAGACCCAAG ATTCAGAGCCATCCCAGTCTGAATCAGCACCTGCAAGCGATGAATCGAAGCCATGA